The nucleotide sequence TAACTCAAGCTCCCATCCACACACCGCAGCAGCCCATGCAGCGGCACCTCAATACCGCAAACGCCCGCCATGCGCATGGTCAGCGCCTCATTCTGCGGCAGCTCCGGATAGGCTGGGTTTTGCGGCTTAATGATATAATGCCCCCCTGTATCCACCACGTCAAAACGGCCATCCTTCACCCGCAACCGCGCGCTCAGCTTCGGCTGCACCCCCTGGATCGACATCTTTCCCGTTCGCAATGCCGCCTCCCGCACCTGCTCCTCAGCCGAATACGCAAACGGGGCCAACTTGTTCAACGTCGGAGCAAGGCGATGCAATCCCCGCACCGAATACCACTGTGCATCCGGGATCTCCTCACCAGTTATCAAACAATACCGTGCCATACCCTAACCATCGCCCCGTTCGGCGTCATCCCCATCCATTGATGTGACCTGCACCGCGCCTACTAGATCCGTTCCAACCGCCAGCAACTGCGAAAAATAATCCTGCCGGTCAATCTTGCGACTGCGCAGTAACGCCTCCAGCATCAGCCCCTCCGGCAGCCAACCGTCAAACACGGACGGGAACCCTTCAAACGTATAAGCCTCCGCCCTCACCGGCAGCGTACGTGAAATCGGCGCACCATCATACCCTTTCGCATATTCAAAAGAGTACATTCCCTCATCGTGCTCCACCAATACGCCCGCTTCGCATTCATGCATGAAAACCATTGCTTTTCTCATCATTCATCCTTCTTCCGCAGCTGACACAAACCACGCTACATATCCGCACTCGATACAGGCCCTTCCAGACGCACCTGGATGTTCAACACCCGACAAACCGCCAACAAGGTTTCCAGACGAGCCCCCGGCTTGCCCTTTTCCAAATCAAACACCGATGTCTTACCAATCCCCGCCAACTGCGCCAAACCCGCCTGTGTCAACCCCGCCAGTTTTCGATTTTTGCGAATTAACCGACTCATTTCATCATAAAAATCATCATCCGACATAAAAACACTCCATTTTTACTGGAATAACGGTATATTTAAACCTTTTTCCTCCGACACAGCAAACATATTATCCATATTACTTGAATATTACCGCCAAACCAGTAATTAGCGCTTGTCTCACCTGTTTTTCTGACTATTTCTGCATTTATTGCCCGAAATTACCGCCCCAACAGTAATTTTGACTTCTCCCTGCCTCATCCCAACTCCTATATACGGCCTCAACGCCAACCTTTATAGTGGCATGCTAAATCTTCTTTATATCCATGCTCAATTCCAGTCCAAGCACGTCCAGTATTTTGCACAGGATCTTCAGCGATGGATTGCCCTTGCCCGATTCGATATTGCTCAAGGTATGCACCGAAACACCGCTCAATTCCGCTATGGACTTCTGATCCACGCCCAAAATACGCCGCCGTTCCACCAGTTTCCGCCCGATCTCCACATTATTCATAATACGGCTCCCATATATTCATTATGTTGAATACCAACCACGCGTATCCCAAAAAGCAAGTGTTACAATCATCAAATATTCATTATAATGCAAGAATATCAGAATGAATCGTCACTATTTTGAATGATACCATGCACCAACGATCCAAACGTGGCGCGGGTTTCCTTACCCGCGTTCCCGCATCGTGCGATCTATCCCACACTCGCTCCGGCGTCCTGAAATCGGTCCGGCATTCGCCTTGCCCGATTTCATGCCCCCTGCGCGAATGTGCTGATTGTCTTTCTGTCTTTCCGTCTGAGGATATTCATCGTCCTGTAGAGCGAGCCAGCCGGAACCCGTAGTAGTCGTCCGAGTAGCACGGGCTGCCGTAGCTCCGACCCGCCACACGGCAGTAGTCCGCGCCGCTGCCCCAACCGCCGCCCCGAACGACCCGGTAGGAGCCCGAATTCACCCCCTGCGGATCAACCTGTGCGAGCACAGAGTAGTCGCCATACCAATCAGAACACCACTCCCATACGTTGCCGCTCATGTCATAAAGCCCCAGCTCATTCGGCTCTTTCGTCCCCACCTCATGCGCTTGCTTGCCGCTGTTACCCTCATACCAGCCGACTGCATTTAACTCATTCCCTCCGCTATAAACCGTTCCCCTGCTCTTATTCCCCCCGCGTGCGGCAAATTCCCATTCCGCTTCCGTGGGCAACCGAAATGTATCACCGGAATTACGCACATTCAGTTTCTCGATAAATACCTGACAATCATCCCAGCTCACCGTTTCTACGGGATTCATTGCCCCCTTAAATTTTGAGGGATTCGTCCCCATAATCGTTTCCCACTGCGCCTGCGTCACCTCGTATTTGCCGATCCAATACCCCTTCGTCAACGTCACCCGATGCTGCGCTTCATCTTCGCTGCGACCTGCTTCTGATCTGGGACTACCCATCATGAACGTGCCCGGCTCTATATAGACCATCTCCAGCGTGACGCCACGTCCCAAATCAAACGTTTCGATATCGCCGTTTTTATGTGTTCCCTCCGATGCACCAGCCGCATCGGGTCCGTGTCGCTGCATATCTTTGGCTACCGCACTGTTCAGAGTGACAATTTTAGCCTTCCACTCATCTAATTGACGGATGTAGTGTGTGGTACTGGAACCGACCGGCAAAAACCATGTCACCAACAGCCAGCGCCCCTGCGCATCCGACTCCAACCGAAAACCCTGCGCGCCATTTTGCTCCGTGGCAAACGCCGTCAGTCCCTGCGCATGCGTACCGGAAAACATCATCGTATTCAGGCGGCTTGTCACCTGATATTGCGTCTGATTATCATCAACGATTTTGAGTCTCGGCAACCCCTGTTTCTTGGCATTGATTTCACTCAAATCCTGCACCACGTTAAATC is from Spartobacteria bacterium and encodes:
- a CDS encoding toxin HipA, which translates into the protein MRKAMVFMHECEAGVLVEHDEGMYSFEYAKGYDGAPISRTLPVRAEAYTFEGFPSVFDGWLPEGLMLEALLRSRKIDRQDYFSQLLAVGTDLVGAVQVTSMDGDDAERGDG
- a CDS encoding transcriptional regulator — its product is MSDDDFYDEMSRLIRKNRKLAGLTQAGLAQLAGIGKTSVFDLEKGKPGARLETLLAVCRVLNIQVRLEGPVSSADM
- a CDS encoding helix-turn-helix domain-containing protein, whose product is MNNVEIGRKLVERRRILGVDQKSIAELSGVSVHTLSNIESGKGNPSLKILCKILDVLGLELSMDIKKI
- a CDS encoding formylglycine-generating enzyme family protein is translated as MQRHGPDAAGASEGTHKNGDIETFDLGRGVTLEMVYIEPGTFMMGSPRSEAGRSEDEAQHRVTLTKGYWIGKYEVTQAQWETIMGTNPSKFKGAMNPVETVSWDDCQVFIEKLNVRNSGDTFRLPTEAEWEFAARGGNKSRGTVYSGGNELNAVGWYEGNSGKQAHEVGTKEPNELGLYDMSGNVWEWCSDWYGDYSVLAQVDPQGVNSGSYRVVRGGGWGSGADYCRVAGRSYGSPCYSDDYYGFRLARSTGR